From Parcubacteria group bacterium:
ATTTCGCGTACTTCGGCCAGGTATATCATGCTTAGACTAGACAGCAGGGGGAGGACCACGATCCTTTCCCTGTTTTAATTTTTCGAAAAAAGCTTTTCTTGGCTTGATTAAACCGGATCAGTGTGCTAGAGTCTTTGGAGAGCCTGAATCGAGGCTTTTTGTTTTTTCAATAACCATTGCGACTGCAAAGGAGGGGTGATATGTCTGAAAAGAAAGCGAAAAATGTCATCGTGGTTGATGATGAAGAGTCCGTGATGGAGCTGATCGGAGGTTACTTGAAAACGATCGGTTTCCGATTATTCACCTTCACGGATCCGAAAGAGGCGTTGGCTTTTATAATCGACACAGAGGAAGAGATTCATCTCCTCGTGACGGATTATAACATGCCAAAAACCAACGGAACCATATTGATGCAGGAGATGAGGGTTATGTCTCCGGGTCTCAAGACTGTCTGTATTTCTGGTCGGCAACGAGACGAAATTGACGGAGTGGAGGAGTTTGACGGTTTTTTGGAAAAACCGTTCTTGCTGAGCAAGCTCAGATCACTGATCGAAAATTTGCTTCAGTAATCAGGCAAGTTTTCAGGGCGCCCGTGTGAAATTTCACACCGGGCGTTTTTTCATTTCAGACAAAAAATTGCTTATACCACAAATTT
This genomic window contains:
- a CDS encoding response regulator produces the protein MSEKKAKNVIVVDDEESVMELIGGYLKTIGFRLFTFTDPKEALAFIIDTEEEIHLLVTDYNMPKTNGTILMQEMRVMSPGLKTVCISGRQRDEIDGVEEFDGFLEKPFLLSKLRSLIENLLQ